One window from the genome of Parasegetibacter sp. NRK P23 encodes:
- a CDS encoding DUF4132 domain-containing protein has product MPFTIEQIEAFLTNAFQKFHGYVTMDTIRASPNYDLITGYLCGAHSSFQQYQQHHADHYWSPLPLLLEQIDPPGDKDQLILDLIQHPDLGPFLQHSFSNWLIQYMFDHPTKPVFDAAKLQFQKIGLNDVDLFKLFVFSTIPESLKEEWPKHEPLQSFLKEIVYRNKGLISPSGNFFSNTNWSFQYFTLLDEVRPELAEKYLEALFQSNGNWAIPYLVDYKEGKYLKMLLAAMQHITPHGNDYGSKLAAAYGLYLTDSSRFQPILLEMSRVYLQKVTPWLNANNWEGSIMLPEFASFPYSANSFTAVALYFVLLHHKNEGTAFVEGWIREKKFIPEGVVYVLSQTLQKDALPLLQQLVVYEPGGVPTMRAALKVLEKTFEPDRYIPVLYTGIGVKTKLMRLECARLLVKLDPDVEAHAIPLLKHKKADTRLSAAVMLSMLRSETALKAIAEAIDTEVNDDARDVLLEAVDHPLSAAVTPEGLNTLIAAARNRGKLGNIKGTEGIEAALPPLYMTDGNPAEQDMVRFLLYRMQRVKTMRSDKEARLLIALTDKQRNAPFALALIQYFIKNGAQPGDKYLIATAALLGNDTIVDHLRTLTNKWIEESRYKMAEYGVSALALQGSDKALRWVEWYSRQYRNKKKNVGAAAAAALENAAAELGISANELGDRIVPDFGFEGLFFPFDANGETYRAFIDSDFKIAFLDERNKKLKTIPAVAPTETKEKLKAIGKEIKDVVKAQSPRLEYYLVVQRKWTFSQWSAFFLENPIMFIYATRLLWGCFDENGELQTCFYCSDDTSLLNAEEEETTIPEDAIIGIVHPVQLEQSALQQWKQLFYKNDIAPIFPQLERKTVVIPEQDLSKRIIRTFEGIKRKEGAIRSTLERSGWRKGSVGDGGMVEAFHLPYPEKGIEAVLEVEGVGAGFGWGMEEKTGRLYLLELSKKESTWFTPPQNDHDEKLVPLNEAPPIFLSEVFAAVESIKTAASG; this is encoded by the coding sequence ATGCCTTTTACCATAGAACAGATAGAAGCGTTCCTGACAAATGCCTTCCAAAAGTTTCACGGCTACGTTACGATGGACACCATCAGGGCCTCTCCCAATTACGACCTCATCACAGGATATCTTTGCGGAGCCCATTCATCTTTTCAACAGTACCAGCAACATCATGCGGACCATTACTGGTCGCCACTGCCCTTACTACTTGAACAAATTGATCCACCCGGCGATAAAGACCAACTGATACTGGACCTGATACAACATCCTGACCTCGGCCCATTCCTGCAACATAGTTTCAGCAATTGGCTGATCCAATACATGTTCGATCATCCCACAAAACCAGTGTTCGATGCGGCGAAACTTCAGTTTCAAAAAATTGGCCTGAACGATGTTGACCTGTTTAAGCTGTTCGTGTTTTCAACCATTCCTGAATCGTTAAAAGAAGAATGGCCCAAACACGAACCGTTGCAATCCTTTCTGAAAGAGATCGTCTATAGAAACAAAGGACTTATTTCCCCTTCGGGTAACTTCTTCAGCAACACAAACTGGAGTTTCCAATACTTTACTTTATTGGATGAAGTACGCCCTGAACTTGCGGAAAAATACCTGGAAGCGTTGTTCCAAAGTAATGGCAACTGGGCCATCCCGTACCTTGTTGACTACAAAGAAGGGAAGTACCTGAAAATGCTGCTCGCGGCAATGCAGCACATCACCCCACACGGGAACGACTACGGGAGTAAACTTGCTGCGGCTTATGGATTGTATCTTACAGACAGCAGCAGGTTCCAACCCATCCTGTTGGAAATGAGCCGGGTTTATCTTCAGAAAGTAACACCATGGCTCAATGCAAACAATTGGGAAGGAAGTATTATGCTTCCGGAATTCGCATCGTTCCCTTACAGCGCCAATTCTTTTACCGCGGTAGCGCTCTATTTCGTGCTGCTTCACCATAAAAATGAGGGGACCGCTTTCGTGGAAGGTTGGATTAGGGAGAAAAAATTCATCCCCGAAGGAGTGGTGTATGTTCTTTCCCAAACATTACAAAAGGATGCCTTACCCCTTTTGCAACAATTGGTGGTATATGAACCGGGGGGCGTACCCACGATGCGTGCAGCATTAAAGGTCCTGGAGAAAACATTTGAACCCGATAGATATATCCCCGTTTTGTATACGGGAATCGGCGTAAAAACAAAACTGATGCGCCTGGAATGCGCCAGACTGCTTGTAAAACTTGACCCGGACGTGGAAGCACACGCCATTCCATTGCTGAAACACAAAAAGGCCGACACCAGGCTATCAGCCGCTGTAATGCTGAGCATGCTCCGCTCCGAAACCGCATTAAAAGCCATTGCTGAAGCCATTGATACAGAAGTGAACGATGATGCCCGTGATGTACTGTTGGAAGCCGTGGACCATCCCCTTTCAGCAGCCGTTACGCCTGAAGGACTGAACACATTGATTGCGGCAGCACGCAACAGAGGAAAGCTCGGCAACATAAAAGGGACGGAAGGCATTGAAGCAGCACTTCCTCCACTGTATATGACCGATGGAAACCCGGCAGAGCAAGATATGGTGCGTTTCCTTTTGTACAGGATGCAGCGTGTAAAAACCATGCGGTCGGACAAAGAAGCCCGTTTGCTGATAGCATTGACCGATAAACAACGTAATGCCCCCTTCGCCCTTGCGCTCATTCAATACTTTATTAAGAACGGCGCGCAACCGGGAGACAAATACCTTATTGCCACGGCCGCGCTATTAGGGAACGATACAATCGTAGATCATCTCAGAACGCTTACCAACAAATGGATAGAAGAAAGCCGGTATAAAATGGCTGAATACGGCGTATCGGCATTGGCCCTTCAGGGTAGCGATAAAGCCCTGCGCTGGGTGGAATGGTACAGCCGACAATACAGGAATAAAAAAAAGAACGTGGGTGCAGCCGCCGCGGCGGCCCTGGAAAACGCCGCCGCGGAACTTGGCATATCAGCCAATGAACTAGGTGACCGCATTGTGCCTGATTTCGGCTTCGAAGGACTTTTCTTCCCATTCGATGCCAACGGAGAAACATACCGCGCATTTATTGACAGCGATTTCAAGATTGCTTTCCTGGATGAACGCAATAAAAAACTTAAAACAATACCCGCTGTAGCCCCTACGGAAACGAAAGAAAAATTAAAAGCCATCGGAAAAGAAATTAAGGATGTGGTGAAAGCACAATCACCCAGACTGGAATACTACCTTGTTGTACAAAGAAAATGGACCTTCTCCCAATGGTCGGCCTTTTTCCTGGAAAATCCCATCATGTTCATTTACGCTACAAGGCTATTGTGGGGTTGTTTTGATGAGAACGGCGAACTACAAACCTGCTTTTATTGCAGCGATGACACGTCCTTACTCAACGCGGAAGAAGAAGAAACAACCATCCCCGAAGACGCTATTATTGGCATAGTACACCCCGTTCAACTGGAGCAGTCTGCCCTACAGCAATGGAAACAACTTTTTTACAAAAACGATATCGCCCCCATCTTCCCGCAGTTGGAACGGAAAACGGTTGTGATACCTGAACAGGATCTCTCCAAACGCATCATCCGTACTTTTGAAGGCATAAAAAGAAAAGAAGGCGCCATCAGAAGCACTTTAGAAAGAAGTGGCTGGCGAAAAGGCTCCGTAGGAGACGGCGGCATGGTAGAAGCCTTTCACCTTCCCTACCCCGAAAAAGGCATAGAAGCTGTTTTGGAAGTGGAGGGTGTGGGTGCAGGTTTCGGCTGGGGAATGGAAGAAAAAACCGGCAGGCTTTACCTGCTTGAACTTTCTAAAAAAGAAAGCACCTGGTTCACCCCACCTCAAAATGATCACGATGAAAAACTGGTTCCTCTAAACGAGGCCCCACCTATTTTTTTAAGCGAGGTCTTCGCTGCTGTCGAAAGCATTAAAACGGCCGCATCTGGTTAG
- a CDS encoding DUF5682 family protein, translating into MPVHLLGIRHHGPGSARSVLQFLEALDPDVVLIEGPPEADAILALAAHETLKPPVAILAFHPDDPKKSVFFPFAEFSPEWQAIRYALRKQKQVRFMDLPIGTQLAMETQEETAPVAHDPISQLALADGIPDGEKWWERQFEYRRNNEQVFEAVAEAMHALREDHSGKEKQLELLREAHMRKTIRQAEKEMFTEIAVICGAWHVPALQHMPKLKDDNDLLKGIPKLKVECTWIPWSNSRLSVYSGYGAGILSPGWYQHLWHHPDDDGTRWMALTAALFRENGLDTSVAHVVEAVRLANTLAGLRGYSKAGLEELNEATLSVLCNGDATPMHLVHQQLMVANNLGTVPDDVPKPPLQNDIEKKQKSLRLPPSADWKDYTLDLRKETDLERSRLLHRLLLLGIRWGEQTAVNGKGTFKEQWRLQWKPELLIDIIEKGAWGNTVEVAAGNYVTRQVNESDALEAISALLINTLPAELPVALDAVIKRIEQLSAATSDTIQLMQIVPELVNAARYGAVRQSDTQKLLEVVTEILTRVCISLPNACAAVSDDAAEHLLELVFRMNDAVNILQDAEIALLWENTLQNIAFSNHTTPVIAGYATRLLADRKLLEGADLAAHFSRAMSPATPAALVASWLEGFLKGSGTLLLIDTALWNVVNNWVAQLEENTFLELLPLIRRTFARFTAPERRKLGEKARLGSGSTGTAPEKKLPFNEERAVAAIPLIMELLGHQYNAAK; encoded by the coding sequence ATGCCCGTTCACCTGTTAGGTATACGCCACCACGGCCCCGGCTCCGCCAGAAGTGTGCTCCAGTTCCTGGAAGCGCTGGACCCTGATGTAGTATTGATAGAAGGCCCGCCTGAAGCAGACGCCATACTGGCATTGGCCGCTCATGAAACGCTGAAGCCCCCGGTGGCCATTCTGGCCTTTCATCCCGATGACCCTAAAAAATCCGTCTTCTTTCCTTTCGCTGAATTTTCACCGGAATGGCAGGCCATCCGGTACGCCTTACGAAAGCAAAAACAGGTTCGCTTTATGGACCTTCCCATCGGCACACAACTCGCCATGGAAACACAGGAGGAGACAGCACCCGTAGCGCATGACCCCATCTCACAACTCGCCCTGGCCGACGGTATACCGGATGGTGAAAAATGGTGGGAGCGCCAGTTTGAATACCGCCGCAACAACGAACAGGTATTTGAAGCCGTTGCAGAAGCCATGCATGCATTGCGCGAAGATCATTCCGGAAAAGAAAAACAACTGGAACTGCTCCGGGAAGCACACATGCGCAAAACCATCCGGCAGGCTGAAAAAGAAATGTTCACAGAAATAGCCGTGATCTGCGGCGCATGGCATGTTCCCGCCCTTCAGCACATGCCGAAGCTGAAAGATGACAATGACCTGCTGAAAGGCATACCGAAACTGAAAGTGGAATGTACCTGGATTCCATGGAGCAACAGCAGACTCAGTGTGTATTCAGGCTATGGCGCCGGTATTCTTTCCCCCGGATGGTACCAGCACCTCTGGCACCATCCTGATGATGACGGCACCCGGTGGATGGCGCTTACAGCGGCCCTCTTCCGTGAAAACGGATTAGATACTTCGGTGGCGCATGTGGTGGAAGCAGTGCGCCTCGCCAATACGTTGGCAGGTTTGCGCGGTTATTCAAAAGCAGGATTGGAAGAATTGAACGAGGCCACGCTCAGCGTACTTTGTAACGGAGACGCCACCCCCATGCACCTGGTGCACCAGCAACTGATGGTGGCCAATAACCTGGGCACGGTGCCGGACGATGTGCCCAAACCTCCGCTCCAGAACGATATTGAGAAAAAACAAAAATCACTCAGGCTACCGCCTTCCGCTGACTGGAAAGACTATACGCTCGATCTGCGAAAAGAGACCGATCTGGAAAGAAGCAGGTTACTGCACAGGCTGCTCCTGCTTGGCATCAGATGGGGAGAACAAACCGCCGTGAATGGAAAAGGCACTTTTAAAGAACAATGGCGGCTTCAGTGGAAACCTGAACTATTAATAGACATCATTGAAAAAGGCGCATGGGGCAATACGGTGGAAGTGGCCGCAGGCAATTATGTGACCCGGCAGGTGAACGAATCGGATGCGCTGGAAGCCATCAGTGCTTTGCTCATCAACACACTTCCCGCGGAACTCCCGGTAGCGCTGGATGCCGTGATCAAACGGATCGAACAACTATCGGCCGCAACTTCCGACACCATTCAACTGATGCAAATTGTTCCGGAACTGGTAAATGCCGCACGGTATGGCGCCGTGCGGCAGTCGGACACCCAAAAACTACTCGAAGTAGTAACGGAGATCCTTACCCGCGTCTGTATCAGTCTGCCCAATGCCTGCGCAGCCGTTTCAGACGATGCCGCCGAGCACTTGCTGGAACTTGTTTTCAGGATGAACGACGCCGTTAACATTTTACAGGATGCAGAAATAGCTCTTCTCTGGGAAAACACCTTGCAAAACATAGCCTTCAGCAACCATACAACGCCCGTGATCGCCGGCTATGCCACGCGGTTACTCGCCGACCGTAAACTATTGGAAGGGGCAGACCTGGCGGCGCATTTTAGCAGGGCCATGTCGCCTGCAACACCAGCTGCGCTGGTGGCTTCATGGCTGGAAGGATTTCTGAAAGGCAGTGGTACATTGTTGCTGATAGATACCGCACTTTGGAACGTAGTAAACAATTGGGTAGCGCAACTGGAAGAAAATACCTTCCTCGAATTGTTGCCGCTTATCCGCCGCACCTTCGCGCGCTTTACCGCGCCGGAACGAAGAAAACTCGGGGAGAAAGCCAGACTGGGATCAGGCTCAACCGGAACGGCTCCTGAAAAAAAATTGCCCTTCAACGAAGAACGGGCCGTTGCCGCTATCCCACTCATCATGGAATTACTGGGCCATCAATACAACGCCGCAAAATGA
- a CDS encoding DUF4198 domain-containing protein — translation MKLKQFLLAVTMVFTAASASAHALWIETNASGKAGQAQDVKIFYGEYAENERDSVAKWYSDIKQLTLWLIAPDGKKTKLDCTPGVLHLSASFTPEMEGNYILSISHDTKDFPGTMRYQFNTNASVVVGKSTPDTFKGNDIHVTATLQNVKVAIKAYLNGTPAANMQVEVVSPEGWRKTFVADKNGELAFTPTWKGRYMLEVTDTEKKPGTLAGKNYESTWRCSTNSFVWK, via the coding sequence ATGAAATTGAAACAATTCCTCCTGGCGGTTACCATGGTATTTACTGCCGCCTCCGCCAGCGCCCACGCACTCTGGATCGAAACCAACGCCTCCGGCAAAGCAGGACAAGCCCAGGACGTGAAAATATTCTATGGAGAATACGCCGAAAATGAAAGAGACTCCGTTGCCAAATGGTATTCCGATATAAAACAACTTACGCTTTGGCTTATAGCCCCTGACGGGAAGAAGACCAAACTCGATTGTACGCCAGGCGTATTGCACCTGTCCGCATCTTTTACACCGGAAATGGAAGGGAACTACATCCTTTCTATTTCACACGATACAAAAGATTTTCCCGGCACTATGCGCTACCAGTTCAACACCAATGCATCGGTTGTCGTAGGTAAATCAACGCCTGACACGTTTAAAGGGAACGATATTCATGTAACCGCAACACTTCAAAATGTTAAGGTTGCCATTAAAGCTTACCTGAACGGAACGCCAGCGGCAAACATGCAGGTAGAAGTGGTTTCTCCTGAAGGCTGGCGCAAGACTTTCGTAGCCGATAAAAATGGTGAACTGGCTTTTACGCCTACTTGGAAGGGCCGCTATATGCTGGAGGTTACTGATACGGAAAAGAAGCCGGGAACTTTAGCAGGGAAGAACTATGAATCCACATGGAGGTGCTCCACTAATAGTTTTGTGTGGAAATAA
- a CDS encoding VWA domain-containing protein, translating into MNNEPLLRKWRLILGANENDGTQVNLSGLDLSMDNTLQALYDSNREGGLGPSSPNVSRWLGDIRAYFPSTVVQVMQQDAMKRLNLTQMLFEKETLENITPDVNLVATLLTLSRVIPDKTKDTARQVVRKVVDELMRKLSQPTIQAITGSLNRSIRNRRPRHNEINWHQTILKNLRHYQPDYKTVIPETKIGYGRKRSSLIDVVLCLDQSGSMGTSVVYSGIFGSVMASIPAVKTKMVVFDTAVADLTEELDDPVDLLFGVQLGGGTDIHAALSYCTKIISRPTDTVMVLITDLYEGGDPAGMKKRAAELVASGVQLIVLLALNNEGAPSFDQSNAQYLASIGVPVFACTPDKFPELMAAALARQDISQWAARENIVLKK; encoded by the coding sequence ATGAACAACGAACCCTTACTCCGGAAATGGAGACTGATACTGGGCGCCAATGAAAACGACGGAACACAGGTCAACCTTTCGGGACTGGACCTTAGCATGGACAATACGCTCCAGGCGCTTTACGACAGCAACCGTGAAGGCGGGCTGGGCCCATCTTCCCCCAACGTTAGCCGCTGGCTGGGCGATATCCGCGCCTACTTCCCTTCCACCGTGGTGCAGGTGATGCAACAGGATGCCATGAAACGCCTGAACCTGACTCAGATGCTTTTTGAAAAAGAAACCCTGGAAAACATAACACCGGATGTAAACCTGGTGGCCACGTTATTAACGCTGAGCAGGGTGATCCCCGATAAAACAAAAGATACCGCGAGGCAAGTGGTGAGGAAAGTAGTGGATGAACTCATGAGAAAACTCAGCCAGCCTACCATACAGGCCATTACCGGAAGCCTGAACCGGAGCATCCGCAACCGCCGCCCGCGCCACAACGAAATCAACTGGCATCAGACCATCCTCAAAAACCTGCGCCATTACCAGCCGGACTACAAAACCGTGATCCCCGAAACAAAGATCGGCTACGGCCGGAAAAGATCTTCGCTGATAGATGTGGTGCTTTGTCTGGACCAAAGCGGCTCTATGGGCACCTCAGTGGTCTATTCAGGTATTTTCGGTTCCGTAATGGCATCCATCCCCGCTGTTAAAACAAAAATGGTAGTATTCGACACGGCTGTGGCTGACCTTACCGAAGAACTGGACGATCCCGTTGACCTGCTGTTCGGTGTGCAACTGGGTGGCGGAACAGATATACACGCGGCGCTCAGCTATTGCACCAAAATCATCTCCCGCCCCACCGACACGGTAATGGTGCTGATTACCGACCTCTATGAAGGTGGCGATCCCGCCGGCATGAAAAAACGTGCCGCCGAACTGGTGGCTTCCGGCGTTCAGCTCATAGTGCTGCTGGCCCTCAACAACGAAGGTGCCCCTTCATTCGACCAATCCAACGCACAATACCTCGCCTCTATTGGTGTGCCCGTATTCGCCTGTACGCCTGATAAATTTCCTGAGCTCATGGCGGCCGCACTTGCCCGGCAAGACATCTCGCAATGGGCCGCAAGAGAAAATATTGTGCTGAAAAAATAA